The Streptomyces cyaneogriseus subsp. noncyanogenus region GCGGTCCATCGCCTCCTCGTCCATCGGGGCGATGTCGTACAGCGCGACGAAGACCTGGGCCGTCGGGTCCTCGACGATGGTCGCGAGGGCGCCTTCCCAGCCCATGTCCTCACCGCCGAAGGTGAGCCGCCAGCCGTTGAGCCAGCCGGTGGCGCGCAGCGGCGAGTGCGGGGCGCGGCGGGACATCAGCCGCGCGTCGAGGTTGCCGGCGTACGCGGCGTAGAGCGACATGGGGAGAGGGTACGGCAGACGTGGCGTACGTCACTGAGGTGGCGCGTGTGCCGAGCCGTGGCCCCGGGGCGGTGCCGCGTTGAAGGGTGCGGGACAATGGAGTACGTGACTCGGATCGTGATCATCGGTGGCGGACCCGGCGGATACGAAGCGGCGCTGGTCGCCGCGCAACTCGGTGCGGAGGTGACCGTCGTCGACTGCGACGGTCTGGGCGGAGCGTCGGTGCTGACCGACTGCGTGCCGTCGAAGACCCTGATCGCCACGGCCGAGGTGATGACCACCTTCGACTCCTCGTACGAGGAGCTGGGGATCATCGTCGCCGACGACACGCCGCACGTCGAGCAGGCCGCCCGGGTGGTGGGCGTGGACCTCGGGAAGGTCAACCGGCGGGTGAAGCGGCTGGCGCTGGCGCAGTCGCACGACATCACCGCCGCCGTCACGCGGGCCGGCGCCCGGGTGATGCGCGGGCGCGGACGGCTGGAGGGCATGCAGGCCCTGGACGGGTCGCGCAAGGTCGTGGTGCGGGCCGGGGACGGGAGCGAGGAGACGCTCACCGCCGATGCCGTGCTGATCGCGACCGGCGGGCACCCGCGTGAGCTGCCGGACGCCCGGCCGGACGGCGAGCGGATCCTGAACTGGACCCAGGTGTACGACCTGACCGAGCTCCCCGAGGAGCTGATCGTGGTCGGGTCGGGTGTGACGGGCGCCGAGTTCGCCGGTGCCTACCAGGCGCTCGGGTCGCGGGTGACGCTCGTGTCGTCGCGGGACCGGGTGCTGCCCGGCGAGGACCCGGACGCGGCGGCGGTGCTGGAGGACGTCTTCCGGCGGCGCGGTATGAACGTCATGGCGCGCTCGCGCGCCCAGGCCGCCAAGCGGGTCGGGGACCGGGTCGAGGTGACGCTGGCCGACGGCCGGGTCATCTCCGGCACGCACTGCCTGATGGCGGTCGGCGCCATCCCGAACACCGAGGGCATGGGCCTGGAGGAGGCCGGCGTCAGGCTGCGCGACTCCGGGCACATCTGGACCGACAAGGTGTCGCGGACGACGGCTCCGGGCGTCTACGCCGCCGGTGACGTCACGGGCGTGTTCGCGCTGGCGTCGGTGGCGGCCATGCAGGGGCGCATCGCCATGTACCACTTCCTGGGGGACGCCGTCGCCCCGCTGAACCTGAAGACCGTGTCGTCGAACGTCTTCACCGACCCGGAGATCGCCACGGTCGGCTACACCCAGGCCGACGTCGACGCCGGCAAGATCGACGCCCGGGTCGTCAAGCTGCCGCTGCTGCGCAACCCGCGCGCCAAGATGCAGGGCATCCGCGACGGCTTCGTCAAGATCTTCTGCCGGCCGGGCACGGGGATCGTGGTGGGCGGTGTGGTCGTGGCACCGCGCGCTTCGGAACTGATCCACCCCATCTCGATCGCGGTCGACAACAACCTGACGGTCGAACAGATCGCGAACGCGTTCACCGTGTACCCGTCCCTGTCCGGCTCGATCGCCGAGGTGGCCCGGCAGCTCCACACGCGGAAGGCGGGCGCGGAGGCGTGAGGCCCTAGGACCGCCCCCGGTGAGACGAGGCCGGGCCGCCCGCCGGACGCGGGCGCCTGGCCTCGCCGTTTGCCCGGGCGGGCGGCTCCGCGCGCGGGCGGCCGAAAAGCGGATGCCCGTGGTCACGGCGAGTGACGGGACGTGCGCGCGGCATAGTCAGGGGGCCTAGACTCCTATACCACTTGCCGCCCTGCTCTACGAACAACTTCTGTTATTCGGCGCAAACTGCTGAAAGCAGACGGTCGTTGGGGTTACTGTCAGTTTCGTGTTCGCTGCAGAACGTCGCCAACTGATCCTCGAAATGGTGCGCGCCAACGGAGCCGTGTCGCTCCGTGAGCTCGCCCGCGTCGTCCAGACCTCCGAAGTGACCGTACGGCGGGACGTGCGGGCACTGGAGGCAGAAGGACTCCTCGACCGCCGGCACGGCGGTGCGGTACTGCCGGGTGGATTCACACGCGAGTCCGGCTTTCCGCAAAAGGCCCATCTCGCGACCGCCGAGAAGACAGCCATCGCCGACCTGGCCGCGTCCTTCGTGGAAGAGGGCGAGGCCATCGTGGTGGGGGCGGGTACGACCACGCAGGAGCTGGCCCGCCGGCTCGCCCGGGTGCCCGGACTGACGGTGGTCACCAACTCGCTGCTGGTCGCCCAGGCGCTCGCCCACGCCAACCGGGTGGAGGTCGTGATGACCGGCGGCACCCTGAGAGGCTCCAACTACGCCCTGGTCGGGTCGGGAGCCGAGCAGTCCCTCCAGGGGCTGCGGGTGTCCAAGGCGTTCCTGTCCGGGAGCGGACTGACCGCCGAGCGCGGGCTGTCCACCTCCAACATGCTGGCGGCCTCCGTCGACCGGGCGCTCGTCCAGGCCGCCGCCGAGGTCGTCGTCCTCGCCGACCACGGCAAGATCGGCACCGACACCATGTTCCAGACCGTGCCGACCGATCTGATCACCCGCCTGGTCACGGACGATCCACCCGCCCACGACGACCGGGCGGTCACCGAGCTCCAGGCCCTCGCCGACCAGGGCGTCCAGGTCTCCGTGGCCGGAGCGCAGGAGGGCGCGTCGGGGGGTGATACCGCCCCGGCGCGTCAGCAGCGCCGGGACATGCCGCTTCCGGGACCACGCCGACAGGTTCCCGGCGCGGGACTGCGGGCCGCCACCGCCCTCGGTGAGCAGAACGGCGGGGCCGAGCGGGCGCGGGTCGCCGATCTGCGGCGCCGCTGAGCGGCGCGCCGGGGACCCGCGCCGGTCCGCCGGGCGCCCCCCCCCATACGGCGGGGCGCCCGGCGGACCGACCGCCGGGCGCCCCGGATGCCGCTGCCCCGTACGGCTCAGTCCTTGATCTCGCAGATGGCCGCGCCGGAGGTGAGGGAGGCGCCGACCTCGGCGGTCAGCCCCTTGATGGTGCCCGACTTGTGGGCGTTGAGGGGCTGCTCCATCTTCATCGCCTCCAGGACGACGATCAGATCGCCCTCCTTGACCTCCTGGCCCTCCTCCACGGCGATCTTCACGATCGTGCCCTGCATCGGGGAGGTGAGGGTGTCGCCGGAGGCCACCGGGCCGGACTTCTTGGCCGCCCGGCGCTTGGGCTTGGCGCCGGCCGCCAGCCCGCTGCGGGCCAGGGACATGCCCAGGGAGGCCGGGAGGGAGACCTCCAGGCGCTTGCCGCCGACCTCGACGACGACCGTCTCACGGGCGCCGTCCTCGTCCGCCTCCGTGGTGTCGGCGGGGGCGGCGAAGGGCTTGATCTCGTTGACGAACTCGGTCTCGATCCAGCGGGTGTGGACCGTGAACGGGTCGGTGGAGCCGGTCAGCTCGGGGGCGAACGCCGGGTCCCGCACCACCGCGCGGTGGAAGGGGATGGCGGTCGCCATGCCCTCGACCTGGAACTCCTCCAGGGCGCGGGAGGCGCGCTCCAGGGCCTCCTTGCGGGTGCGGCCGCTGACGATCAGCTTGGCGAGCAGGGAGTCCCAGGCGGGGCCGATGACCGAGCCGGTCTCCACACCGGCGTCCAGACGGACGCCGGGGCCGGACGGCGGGGCGAACTTGGTGACCGTGCCGGGCGCCGGGAGGAAGTTGCGTCCCGGGTCCTCGCCGTTGATGCGGAACTCGAAGGAGTGGCCGCGCAGGACCGGGTCGTCGTAGCCCAGCTCCTCGCCGTCGGCGATGCGGAACATCTCGCGGACCAGGTCGATGCCGGCGACCTCCTCGGTGACCGGGTGCTCGACCTGGAGGCGGGTGTTGACCTCCAGGAAGGAGATCGTGCCGTCGTTGCCGACGAGGAACTCGACGGTGCCGGCGCCGACGTACCCGGCTTCCTTGAGGATGGCCTTGGAGGCGCGGTACAGCTCGGCGACCTGCGCCTCGGACAGGAAGGGCGCGGGGGCCTCCTCCACCAGCTTCTGGTGGCGGCGCTGGAGGGAGCAGTCGCGGGTGGAGACCACGACCACGTTGCCGTGCTTGTCGGCCAGGCACTGGGTCTCGACGTGGCGCGGCTTGTCCAGGTAGCGCTCGACGAAGCACTCGCCGCGGCCGAAGGCGGCCACCGCCTCGCGGACGGCGCTGTCGTACAGCTCGGGGACCTCGTCGAGGGTGCGGGCGACCTTCAGGCCGCGCCCGCCACCGCCGAAGGCGGCCTTGATCGCGATGGGCAGGCCGTGCTCCTTGGCGAAGGCGACGACCTCGTCCGCGCCCGAGACCGGGTCGGAGGTGCCGGCGACCAGGGGCGCGCCGGCGCGCTGGGCGATGTGCCGGGCGGCGACCTTGTCACCCAGGTCGCGGATGGCCTGCGGCGGCGGGCCGATCCAGTTCAGACCGGCGTCCAGGACCGCCTGGGCGAACTCGGCGTTCTCGGAGAGAAAGCCGTAGCCCGGGTGCACGGCGTCGGCCCCCGACTCGCGTGCGGCCTTCAGCACCTTCTCGATGTCCAGGTAGCTGGTGGCCGGGGTGTCACCGCCCAGGGCGAACGCCTCATCCGCGGCGCGGACATGCAGGGCGTCCCGGTCCGGGTCGGCGTAGACGGCCACGCTCGCGATCCCTGCGTCCCGGCAGGCCCGGGCCACGCGGACAGCGATTTCGCCACGGTTGGCGATGAGCACCTTGCGCACGATTGAGGCTCCCTCCTTGAAACAAGCCGAGTTTAGGGACTGCCGACACGGCACTTCGACCCATCCCCACTGGTGAGCTTGCCCACACGGAGCGTGATACAAGGCTCGCTCGACCCGCGTAAGCCCTTGTCGCACCTGGGCACGCGGGATTCCTTCGGGAAACCCTAGCCGCCCGCTGTGGTCAAGGTCTCTGTCACCACGTGCTGCGGGCCACTCGGTTTCTTTGTGGAGTCCCTACGAATGGCCCAATGATTCTTTGCCCTCCGTAGAAGTCTTGTCCCCGGGTTTACCGGTGAGTAGCGTGCTCGGTGCCTTGGACTACTTGGGGTGACAGCAGCCTTGCCCGGGGCGCTCGGGCAGCGGTCGAAGGGGGGTGGGGCCGGTGGTACGCGGACCGGTGGCATGCGTCGTGGCGGTCGTGCTCTTCGCCGAGGCGCTCGGCGTGGCGGCCCTCAACTGGTTCCTCGGACTCGTCGTCGACCGGCAGAACATGTCCCTGGCCGGGCTCGACCCGGACGTGATGTCGGTGTCCTCGAAGGTCGGCGGCCTGGTCTTCGCCCTCTACTTCGCCCTGTGCGGCCTGGCCGCCCTGCTGGTGGCCCTGCGCGGCCGGCGCCCGGCCGGCCTGGGCAGGATCCTGCTGATCAGCGCCGCCGTGGTGCACGGGCTGCTCGGCGCCTTCGCCTGGGGGCTGGTGGGCGTGGGCGCGTTCCTGTGCATGGTGGCCGTCCTCGGGCTCATCGTGCTGCTGCTGATGACCTACGACGCCCCGGAGCGGGCGCCGGCCGGGCCCGAGGACGGCGGACGGGACGGCGGGGACGGCGGCGCGCCCCTCAGCCCTCCGCCGGCGCCCACAGCTCCGTGATCGGCACGCCGAGCTCCGCGAGCAGCCGCCGGACCAGCGGCAGGCTGATGCCGATCACATTGCCGTGGTCGCCGTCGATGCCGTCGATGAACGGGGCCGAGCGGCCGTCGAGCGTGAACGCCCTCGTATAACTTCGTATAATGTATGCTATACGAAGTTATTACGAGCTCCGTGATCGGCACGCCGAGCTCCGCGAGCAGCCGCCGGACCAGCGGCAGGCTGATGCCGATCACATTGCCGTGGTCGCCGTCGATGCCGTCGATGAACGGGGCCGAGCGGCCGTCGAGCGTGAACGCCCCGGCGACGTGGAGGGGTTCGCCGGAGGCGACGTAGGCGGCGATCTCCTCGTCGGTGGGCTCGCCGAAGCGGACGACGGTGGAGGCGGTGGCCGAGGCGTACCGGCCGCTGGCGGTGTCGTGGACGCAGTGGCCGGTCTGCAGGGTGCCCACCCGGCCCCGCATCGCCTTCCAGCGGGCGGTGGCCTCCTCGGCGTCGGCGGGCTTGCCGAGCGCCCGGCCGTCCAGGTCGAGCACGGAGTCGCAGCCGATCACCAGAGCGCCCTGGACCTCCGGCTTCGCGGCCACGACGGAGGCTTTGGCCTCGGCCAGGGCGAGGGCGAGTTCGGCGGGGGTGGGGGCGGTGACGGCGTCCTCGTCGACACCGCTCACGATCACCTCGGGGGCGAGTCCGGCCTGGCGGAGCAGGCCGAGCCGGGCGGGTGACTGGGAGGCGAGAACGAGTCGGCGGCGCGGCTGAACTGTCATGCGGTCAGCGTATCGGCGTCGTCCGGGCGCCTCACCTCACACCGATCACGATCATCGCGAGCACCATGGCCAGCGCCAGGAGAACGCCCATCCGCCGCACTCTCGCCTGCGTCTCGCGCAGCTCCTCGGGCGGTTCGTTCTCGGGGTCGGACCACAGCATGCCTTCCATCGTCCGGCGGCCGTCCGAAGCGACGCCTGAGTACGCGTACTCAACTTGCGGCCACGGGATCAAAAGGGTCTGGCGCTCCGTTAAGCTAAAGGAACTCCGATCCCGTTTGGAAGGGTGGGTCATGTTCACCACTGCCTGGACCGCGTCACCGCAGCTCCCCAGCGAAGGCTTCACCCCCAACTGGTCCCGTGAGGGCTTCTGGCGCCAGTCGCTGCGCCAGGTCGTCCGGCTGACCGCCGGCGGCGGACGGATCCGCGTCCGGCTCTCCCACGCGTACGGGACCTCCCCGGTGCGCATCGCCGGTGCCACCGTCGCCCGCACCGCCGCCGGGGCCGCCGTGGCACCCGGCACGCTCACGCCCCTCACCTTCGGCGGTGAGCGCGGCACGGTGCTGCCCGCGCGCGGGCAGACGGTCAGCGACCCGGCCGCACTGGCCGTCGCCGCCGGGGAGTCGGTCACCGTCACCCTCTTCTTCGACGCGGCGACCGGGCCCGCCACCTTCCACGCCCAGGCGTTCACGACCGCCTACCGGGGCGGCGGGGACCTGCTCGCGGACGCCGGCGGCGCGGGCTACGACGAGACGACCGAGTCCTGGTACTTCCTGGCCGCCGTCGAGACCGACGCCGGGCGCACCGACGGCATCGCCCTGTTCGGCGACTCCCTCACCGACGGCTTCGGCTCCACCCCGGGCGCCGACCGCCGCTGGTCCGACGCGCTCGCCGACCGCACCGGACGGCCCGTCCTCAACGCCGGGATCGGCGGCAACCTGCTGCTCAACGACTCCGCCTGGTACGGCGAGAAGGGCGTCCACCGCCTGGCCCGGGACGTCCTCGCCCATCCCGGCGTGGACACCCTGGTCGTCCTGCTCGGCGTCAACGACATCGGCTTCAGCGAGACCCGCGAGCAGCCGACGTACAAGCCGGCGCCCGTGCTGGAGGCCGCCGACCTGATCGACGGCTACCAGGCGTTGATACGGCAGGCCCGGCAGCGGGGCCTGCGGGTGATCGGCGCGACACTGGCGCCGTTCGGCGGCTCCGACCACTGGGGCGAGCACGCCGCCAAGGTGAGCCACGAGGTGAACGAGTGGATCCGCACCTCGGGCGCCTACGACGCGGTGGTGGACCTCCACCGCCTGCTGGCCGACCCGGCGGACGCGGACCGGCTGCGGCCGGCGTACGACTTCGGCGACCACCTGCACCCCGGCGACGAGGGGTACGCGGTGATGGCCGAAGCCGTCGCGGCCGTGCTCTGAGGTCCTCCGCCCGGAGCGGGCCGGATCAGGGAGCCGGCCCGCTCCCGGCGGTTCAGGCCCCCGGCCAGTAGGTGCGCGCCCACGCGGCCGGTCCCGGCTGCGGCAGGCGGCGGGCGGCCAGGCGGGACGGGTCGGACCAGGCGGCCCGGGCCGAGGGCGCGCCGGGCGGCGCGGTCTCCGCCGCCGCGGCGCGGGCCCGGACCACCGCCAGGGCGGCGGCCAGCTCCTCCGGGGTCGGGTTGCCCCGTACGACCTTGATGTTCATGACGGCTCCCAGGGATCCGCGGGCCTACAGGGGGATGTTGCCGTGCTTCTTCGGAGGGAGGGATTCCCGCTTGGTGCGCAGCTGACGCAGGCCGCGCACGACGTGGCGGCGGGTGTCCGACGGCATGATCACCGCGTCGACGTAGCCGCGTTCGGCGGCGACGTAGGGGTTGAGGAGGGTGTCCTCGTACTCCCGCATCAGCCGGGCGCGGACCGCCTCGACGTCCTCGCCGCCCGCCTCGGCCTCGGCCAGGGCGCGGCGGTGCAGGATGTTGACCGCGCCCTGCGCGCCCATGACCGCGATCTGCGCCGTGGGCCAGGCCACATTGAGGTCGGCGCCCAGGTGCTTGGAACCCATGACGTCGTAGGCGCCGCCGAACGCCTTGCGGGTGATGACCGTGATGAGGGGGACGGTGGCCTCGGCGTAGGCGTAGATCAGCTTGGCGCCGCGCCGGATGATCCCGTCGTGCTCCTGATCGACGCC contains the following coding sequences:
- a CDS encoding gamma-glutamylcyclotransferase, which gives rise to MSLYAAYAGNLDARLMSRRAPHSPLRATGWLNGWRLTFGGEDMGWEGALATIVEDPTAQVFVALYDIAPMDEEAMDRWVGVGLDIYRRTRVRAHTLEGEEHAWAYVLNAYEGGLPSARYLGELADAAESAGAPYDYVMDLRKRPC
- a CDS encoding NAD(P)H-quinone dehydrogenase, with amino-acid sequence MEYVTRIVIIGGGPGGYEAALVAAQLGAEVTVVDCDGLGGASVLTDCVPSKTLIATAEVMTTFDSSYEELGIIVADDTPHVEQAARVVGVDLGKVNRRVKRLALAQSHDITAAVTRAGARVMRGRGRLEGMQALDGSRKVVVRAGDGSEETLTADAVLIATGGHPRELPDARPDGERILNWTQVYDLTELPEELIVVGSGVTGAEFAGAYQALGSRVTLVSSRDRVLPGEDPDAAAVLEDVFRRRGMNVMARSRAQAAKRVGDRVEVTLADGRVISGTHCLMAVGAIPNTEGMGLEEAGVRLRDSGHIWTDKVSRTTAPGVYAAGDVTGVFALASVAAMQGRIAMYHFLGDAVAPLNLKTVSSNVFTDPEIATVGYTQADVDAGKIDARVVKLPLLRNPRAKMQGIRDGFVKIFCRPGTGIVVGGVVVAPRASELIHPISIAVDNNLTVEQIANAFTVYPSLSGSIAEVARQLHTRKAGAEA
- a CDS encoding DeoR/GlpR family DNA-binding transcription regulator, which codes for MFAAERRQLILEMVRANGAVSLRELARVVQTSEVTVRRDVRALEAEGLLDRRHGGAVLPGGFTRESGFPQKAHLATAEKTAIADLAASFVEEGEAIVVGAGTTTQELARRLARVPGLTVVTNSLLVAQALAHANRVEVVMTGGTLRGSNYALVGSGAEQSLQGLRVSKAFLSGSGLTAERGLSTSNMLAASVDRALVQAAAEVVVLADHGKIGTDTMFQTVPTDLITRLVTDDPPAHDDRAVTELQALADQGVQVSVAGAQEGASGGDTAPARQQRRDMPLPGPRRQVPGAGLRAATALGEQNGGAERARVADLRRR
- a CDS encoding acetyl/propionyl/methylcrotonyl-CoA carboxylase subunit alpha yields the protein MRKVLIANRGEIAVRVARACRDAGIASVAVYADPDRDALHVRAADEAFALGGDTPATSYLDIEKVLKAARESGADAVHPGYGFLSENAEFAQAVLDAGLNWIGPPPQAIRDLGDKVAARHIAQRAGAPLVAGTSDPVSGADEVVAFAKEHGLPIAIKAAFGGGGRGLKVARTLDEVPELYDSAVREAVAAFGRGECFVERYLDKPRHVETQCLADKHGNVVVVSTRDCSLQRRHQKLVEEAPAPFLSEAQVAELYRASKAILKEAGYVGAGTVEFLVGNDGTISFLEVNTRLQVEHPVTEEVAGIDLVREMFRIADGEELGYDDPVLRGHSFEFRINGEDPGRNFLPAPGTVTKFAPPSGPGVRLDAGVETGSVIGPAWDSLLAKLIVSGRTRKEALERASRALEEFQVEGMATAIPFHRAVVRDPAFAPELTGSTDPFTVHTRWIETEFVNEIKPFAAPADTTEADEDGARETVVVEVGGKRLEVSLPASLGMSLARSGLAAGAKPKRRAAKKSGPVASGDTLTSPMQGTIVKIAVEEGQEVKEGDLIVVLEAMKMEQPLNAHKSGTIKGLTAEVGASLTSGAAICEIKD
- the mmpB gene encoding morphogenic membrane protein MmpB: MLWSDPENEPPEELRETQARVRRMGVLLALAMVLAMIVIGVR
- a CDS encoding SGNH/GDSL hydrolase family protein → MFTTAWTASPQLPSEGFTPNWSREGFWRQSLRQVVRLTAGGGRIRVRLSHAYGTSPVRIAGATVARTAAGAAVAPGTLTPLTFGGERGTVLPARGQTVSDPAALAVAAGESVTVTLFFDAATGPATFHAQAFTTAYRGGGDLLADAGGAGYDETTESWYFLAAVETDAGRTDGIALFGDSLTDGFGSTPGADRRWSDALADRTGRPVLNAGIGGNLLLNDSAWYGEKGVHRLARDVLAHPGVDTLVVLLGVNDIGFSETREQPTYKPAPVLEAADLIDGYQALIRQARQRGLRVIGATLAPFGGSDHWGEHAAKVSHEVNEWIRTSGAYDAVVDLHRLLADPADADRLRPAYDFGDHLHPGDEGYAVMAEAVAAVL
- a CDS encoding acyl-CoA carboxylase epsilon subunit — translated: MNIKVVRGNPTPEELAAALAVVRARAAAAETAPPGAPSARAAWSDPSRLAARRLPQPGPAAWARTYWPGA